From Pleurocapsa sp. PCC 7319:
TTCAAAGCAAAAGACATCCTGTCGTAGATCAATTATTGCTAATTTCGTATCCATCAAAACAAAATTGGCAGACTACTGCTACGTCAACTAATTAATGATGGATATATTTTTACAGTTAAAAACTATCCTTTAACCTTTTCTCCTTTCCCTTTACCCGTCAATTTTTAATTGACAGAATACTACTAATCCCTCACCATTCATCCAAATCAGGAACGGCAAAACTAAGATTAATTTGGACTATGGCGCGATCGCGGTCGATTTTACTAAACTCCATTTGTTTGGCAGCTTCTAAAGCTTCGTTATCTACGAGAAAATTACCGCTAGAAACGGCAATCTCAGCATCAATAACTTGACCACCACGATCAATTGTCAGTTGAATTCCTGCCGTACCTTCTGAGCCATCTAAAACATCGGGATATTCTGGTTGGCAGTTGTCTTCACAGGCAATAGATAAAGGTGCTGGGGATTCATTAGCGGTATTGTTAGCAGCATTAGTCTGGCTACGATCCGTACTGTTGGTTTGAGGAGAATTGCTGGGATTACTCAATGCCGAAGTTTCTAAATTGCGTTCTGAGTTGTTAGGCGATCGCTTTTTGGCTATTGGTTTTTTTAATGGGGATGCTGGAGGTTTTACTGGTTTATCGAGGGCGGAAATACGTTGTTTCTTAGCTAAATTATCATTCTCTAGGGGTTTATTATTTTCAGTTGGTTCTATTTTTGGTTCGGCAGTCGGGCGATCGCTATTACCATCTAGCTTTACTGGAGTCGGCGATGTAACTGGAGTTTTATTCTTAGTTAATAGGGATGAATCAGGTTTTGTAGCAGTTGTAGGAGATTTGGTTTGCGATGTTTCGGTTATAGTCTTCGGCGTTGTGGGAGGTTTGACTGGAGATTCTGACGGTGTCGGTGATGGTTTGACTTCGGGTGGAGGATTGATAGCGGTTGTTTGCAATGTGGATGCCTCTGAAGGTGCTTTTGGTGCAACAACTTGAGAATCTTGAGTCGATCTAGAGGAGAGATTTGGCGAAGACGTACTTGAAGATGCTTTTAGATTTGGCTTTTTATCTAGTTCGACAATGGTTATAGGAGTCAGCAGTTTTTCTTCCTCTACAGACACTAACTCTTTGGCTTTGAAGCGAGATAAAACTAAGGCGATCGCTCCATGTATAAATAAAGAAAGCAACAAGCCTAATATTAGATCATTTCTCTCTTGTTGCTGTCTGTTATAAGAATTAGACATTCAGGTCATAGAAAGTGGTTATTTCCAGCTTACTACTTGTCCCTTTTCTGATCCCGAACTCAGGTTGGGTTATATGTTAACGGCGATCGCGCTCTAAATCATAGATCACTTTTTCCGCTAACCAGTTAGGAGAACGTTCACCATGACGCAGCATTGTTCCTGTTAGAAGTCGGTTTACTGTTTGCTCGTTGTTTACTAAACGGAGTAATTTTTGACGCAATTTCGGACTCACTCGCTCTAATAGTAAAGTATCGGCATTATTGTAGGGTAAAGAATTAACCAAAGAAGGTCGATTATTTCTCGACAAATGATAAGCAATGACTCCTGTGCCGATCGCCAATCCTGTTACACCAATAATTTGATTTAGGCTGTTGTCGGCGGAGTTATTATTTTCAGGAATATTCCAAGTATTGCGAGCGTTAAGCTGAGATATTGAAGCTAAAGTTGCTGTTTCGTTATTAATTTGAGATTGTTCTGCTAATGAAGTTGAGGCTATCTTAATAGAGTTTGCTTCGGCTGATGTTGCCAATAATCCCCCAACAGTAATAGTTGTTAAAAATGTCATCAAAGAAACAAAATTTTTCATGATTGTAGAAGTTAAAACTTCTGATATCAATTTGATTCTGAATAGAATTGTTTAGTATTAACTATTGTGCAGGCTAAATATGACAATAAAGTGTCAACTGAATGACAAAGTAAAGTCAGTTTGTGTACAGAAAGGTCAAATATAGCGGTGTGCAGACAGAATAAGTACAATCAAATGTACTAGTACTCTTAGCTTTTTTGGTAAATTTTCAGGGTGATGTACAAACGTTTCCTTTGCATAACTTCTTGCCTAGCGAGTACTCCGAACTCCAGTTAACCTTGTTCTTAAATGCCGATCGCGTCACAATAAAGAAAGTAAATATACATAAATTATTATTTTCTTAAAATTTCCTTAATAATGTTAGCCAAACAACAACCCAAAGTTATTCAAACAGATTCTTTAAACCTTGATTGTGATTTAGTAATTGTCGGTGGTGGCATTGTTGGTGCAACCCTAGCAGCCGCCCTAAAAGGTACTAGCTTAAAGGTAATTATTATCGAAGCTCGACCTTTACAAGAAGCAGCAGCAAAAACTCAAGCCTATGCCTTTTCTCCTCTATCGAGTCGTATTTACCAAGGCATTGGTATTTGGAAACAAATATTTCCTCACATCGGGAAATATAGCAATATTAGTTTGTCTGATGCCGATTTTCCTCAGACAGTCAAGTTTGAAACTAAGGATTTGCCAGGAGAGCATTTGGGTTATGTTGCTCAACACCATGTGGTTTTAACCACTCTACAAAACTATTTAGCAGACTGCCCTAACATTTCCTGGCTATGTCCTGGAGAAGTAGTTGACGTGGCAACAGATGAATATTTTTCTACCGTAGAAGTTAAGGTCAATGGAGAACAGCGTTTAATTAAAACCAAGCTAGTAGTAGGTGCCGATGGAGCGCGATCGCACATTCGTAGTTTGGCAGGGATTAAAACTCGCGGTTGGAAATATTGGCAATCTTGTGTTGCTTTTACGATCAAACATACAGCTCCTCAAAACAATACCGCTTTTGAGCGTTTTTGGCCTAGTGGTCCTATGGGGGTCTTGCCCTTACCTGGAAATCGCTGTCAGATCGTTTGGACACATCCTCATGCTGAAGCAAAAGCTTTGGCTGAGTCAGATGAGAAGGCTTTTTTGGCTAAACTTACAACCTATACTGGAGGCGTTTTAGGAGATTTAGAACTCGTTAGCGATCGCCTCGTTTTTCCAGTACAGCTCATGCAGTGCGATCGCTATATTAAACCTCGCTTAGCTTTAGTGGGTGATGCTGCCCACTGTTGTCATCCCGTTGGTGGACAGGGCTTAAACTTAGGTATTCGTGATGCTGCGAGTTTAGCGCAGGTATTACAAGCTGCTCAGCAAAAAGGACAAGATATTGGCAAGATTAAGATTCTTAAACGCTATGAGGGTTGGCGTAAGCTAGAAAATCTTACTATCTTAGGCTTTACTGACTTACTAGATCGGATATTTTCTAATAGTTGGTTGCCAGTAGTAGCACTACGTCGTCTGGGATTGTGGGGCATGAATAATTTGAGACCACTGAAAATTTTTGCTTTGAAGTTAATGACTGGTTTATTGGGCAAAACTCCCAAGTTGGCTCAACGCTAATTTTCAATGAGCTGATAACTATAGCATTACGCTTTAAGCTTAGGACATAACATATTGGTTCAAAGGGAATAGGGAATAGGGAATAGGGAATAGGGAATAGGGAATAGAAAATGTCCTAATGTTTTCTCGTAGTGCTATATCAGCTAAAATTTCCGATCTCATCGCAGGAGAGAACTGCGATAAATGTTATTATCATAGGTTGTAATCAACGAATAATAATAGCTCAAGGCTTAAGAAAGTCTATTTAGCTTTCTTTAATTTTAATTATCAATAAGTAACTAATAACTACAAGGGTAAAGATCGCACACCATGATTCACGATATATTTATGCCTGCTCTCAGTTCCACCATGACCGAAGGGAAAATTGTTGAGTGGACTAAATCCCCTGGAGAAAAAGTAGAAAAAGGGGAAACGGTCTTAGTAGTAGAGTCGGATAAAGCCGACATGGACGTAGAATCTTTTAATGAGGGTTATCTAGCCGTTATCTTGGTGGAAGCAGGTCAAGAAGCACCCGTAGGTAGTGCGATCGCTCTAATAGCCGAAACTGAAGCAGAAATTGAAGAAGCCAAAAAACAAGCCTCCTCCCATCAGGGAGGTTCCAGCGACCCTGTAGAAGCACCTCCCGCTGCAGTTACTGCTCCTGCTAAAGTAGCTACTGCTAGTACTACTACAACTGCTACAGGTAATAGTAGTAATGGTTCTGGCAGGATTGTGGCGTCTCCGAGAGCGAAGAAGCTGGCGAAAAAGTTTAGTGTAGACTTAAAAACTCTCAAAGGAAGCGGTCCTTATGGAAGGATTACGGCAGCCGATGTGGAACAAGCTTCAGGAAAAGCTGTAACTGCCCCAGCTGCTAAACCTATGACTGCACCAATAGCTGCACCAGCACCTAGCATTACTCCTATTCCTGTGGCTGCACCAGCCAGTGTGACTCCTGGTGAAACTGTACCTCTCAATACTTTACAAAAAGCAGTGGTACAAAATATGGTAGCAAGCCTACAAGTGCCTACCTATCATGTTGCTTACACTATTACAACCGATGCTCTAGATAAGCTTTATAAACAAATTAAGCCTAAGGGTGTTACCATGACGGCGTTGTTGGCTAAAGCGATCGCTGTAACCCTTAAACAACACCCTGTAGTTAATGCTAGCTATAGTCAGGATGCCATTAGTTACAATTCTGAAATCAATATAGCTGTGGCAGTAGCTATGCCCGATGGTGGTTTAATCACTCCAGTATTGCGTAATGCAGATCAGATGGATATTTACTCCTTATCTCGAACTTGGAAAGATCTCGTAAACCGTTCTAGAGCCAAACAACTCAAGCCGGAGGAATACAGCACTGGCACATTTACTCTTTCTAATTTGGGAATGTTTGGGGTCGATACCTTTGATGCCATTCTGCCCACAGGACAAGGATCAATCTTAGCCGTTGGTGGTTCCAAACCCCAATTAGTCGCTGATGATTCAGGCATGATGGGTGTTAAACGCCAGATGAAGGTAAACATCACCTGCGATCATCGTATTATTTACGGTGCACAAGCAGCAGCTTTCTTGAAAGATTTGGCTACTTTAGTTGAGACTAATGCTCAATCTTTGACGCTTTAATTAGCTATCAGCTATCAGTAGGGTGAGCGAAATTTACGGTGGCAAAACTTTATTTTCGCGTTGTTTAAGTAACAAGTAACAAGTAACAAGTAACAAGTAACGAATAGCTTTGTGCCGTTACTCGTTACTCTTTACTCTTTACTCAAAGCGACTAAGATTGTTTAATTCCCACGCCTTTTTTCGTTCACCCCTATCAGTACCCCTAGTAAAGGTATTATTAGGTACTAGACGGTCTCAAGGACAAACTTATGAGATGGCGAAAAAACTACATTTGGGTAAACGAGTCTTTGAGGCTTCCTAAGTGCTGAATCGATCTCCAGACAAGTATCTTGCACGAAGTCGATTTCGCAATATTCAATAGCTTCAAAACCCTAACGAGGGTGATCCTATTTGCCGCCATCTCAACCTTGTAGAGTAGCTCCACTTTTCGCTCAATGGAGCTACACCCATTTCTAAATTTCTAATATGGTCTTAATATGGCCATTTCCAGTTAACTACTTCAGGTTTATCTATCCCCTGTTCGTGAGCGTATGTTAGATTATCAAGAATTTCATTTCTCATCCGCTCTCTGACATAGACAGCTTTAGAACCTAGTTTCTCAACTCGATCAATTACATCAATGACTAAGTTAAAGCGATCTATTTGATTGAGAATCGCCAACTCTAAGGGAGTATTGATATTACCTTCTTCCTTGTAACCCCGAACATGAATCCGTTCTTGATTAGTACGGCGATAAGCTAATTTATGAATTAGCCATGGATAGCCATGGAAATTAAAGATAATAGGTTTATCAGGAGTAAAAAGAATATCAAATTCTTTGTTAGATAAACCGTGAGAATGTTCTTTTTCGCTTTGTAGTCTGTATAAATCGACTACATTAATAAAACGAACTTTTAGTTCGGGAAATTCTTCCCGTAAAATGGCGGTAGCTGCCAAAGATTCCATTGTCGGAATATCTCCACAGCAAGCCATCACGACATCAGGCTCATCCGCTGCTTTCCCGCAGTCATCATTACTTGCCCACTCCCAGATTCCAATACCTTTGGTGCAATGTTTAATTGCCTCATCCACTGTCAAGTATTGTAGATGTTTCTGTTTATCAGAAACAATGACGTTGATGTAATCTTTGCTCCGTAAACAATGATCGGCTACTGAGAGTAAACAATTGGCATCGGGGGGAAAATAAATTCGAGTTACATCCGCGCTTTTATTGGTGACTAAATCTACAAAACCTGGATCTTGGTGAGAAAAGCCATTATGATCTTGTCGCCAGACTAAAGAAGATAGCATTAAATTGAGTGAGGAAACCGATGCCCGCCAAGGAACGTGTTTTTTGCAGATATCTAACCATTTGGCGTGTTGGTTAAACATAGAGTCGATGACATGAACAAAAGCTTCATAAGTGTGGAAAAAGCCATGTCTGCCTGTAAGCAAGTATGTTTCTAGCCAACCTTCTAGGGTATGCTCACTCAACATCTCCATCACTCTGCCATCGGGAGACAACTGACTACCATCCTCATCTTCGGGTAAGTAATCAGCCATCCAAGTTTTCTTGGTCACTTCGTAGATATCTTGCAAGCGGTTAGAAGCTGTTTCATCGGGACCAAATACACGGAAGTTAGTCATGTTATTCTTCATGACATCCCGTAAAAATTTACCCAAGACTCTGGTATTTTCTACTTCTACCGTGCCTGGTTTATCGATCTCCACTGCATAGTCGACAAATTCAGGCAATTTTAAATCTTTACGTAACAAACCACCGTTGGCTATGGGATTAGCACTCATACGCTTAATTCCTACCGGTGCTAACTCTTTAAGTTCGGAGATCAAAGTCCCATTGTCGTCAAACAATTCCTCAGGTTTATAGCTCTTCATCCATTCTGCGAGAAGTCGGACGTGTTCGGGATTCGAGTGCATTCCTCCCATAGGAACTTGGTGCGATCGCCAGAATCCTTCTACTTTATGACCATCTACTTCAGATGGGCCAGTCCAACCTTTAGGAGTACGCAGGATAATCATTGGCCAACGAGGACGAAAAGCTTTATTCTGGCTACGGGCTTCTGACTGAATTTCGTGAATTTTAGTGATGCACTCTTCCATCGTCGCTGCCATTTTTTGGTGCATTTGCTCGGGATCCGATCCCTCGACTACGTAGGGGGTATAGCCATAGCCCTTAAATAAATTGTCTAATTCTTCGGGACTAATACGAGAGAGGATAGTAGGGTTAGCAATTTTATAGCCATTAAGATTTAAAATTGGCAATACTGCCCCATCACGAATGGGATTAAGGAATTTATTGGAATGCCAAGCAGTTGCCAAAGGACCTGTTTCTGCTTCCCCATCCCCCACAACACAAGCGGCAATCAAGTCGGGATGGTCGTAAACTGCCCCATAAGCGTGGGAAACACTATAGCCTAGTTCCCCGCCTTCGTGGATTGAACCTGGAGTTTCTGGGGTGCAATGACTGCCAATATAGCCAGGGAAAGAAAATTGTTTGAAGAACTTCTGCATTCCTCCTTCATCTTCACTCTTTTCGGGATAGATTTCTGAATAAGTCCCTTCTAAATAAACTGGCGCTAATACCCCAGGTGCGCCATGCCCTGGTCCTGCAAGAAATATAGCGTTCAAATCGTATTTTTTGATTAAACGATTGAGATGGATATAGGTAAAGCTGAGGGCGGGAGAAGAACCCCAATGACCTAATAGTCTTTGCTTGATGTGTTTGGGGGTTAAAGGTTCTTTTAGTAGAGGATTATCTCGTAGATAAATCATACCGACTGCCAGATAATTGCAAGCTCGCCAGTAAGCGTCTATTTTACTTATTTCTTCGGGACTCAAAAAATTACTGAAAGGATTTGCTTGAGTAGATAAAGCTTGAACCATACTCTCTTATTTACTCCGAATTAATATTGCATTTAAATGGTATAAAAAGTTGGAAATCAATTTGGCAAGTTACTAATTCATAGCAATTATTAAAACTCTTCTATTGCTTTAACAAGAGTTTTTCCCATTGCTTATGATTGATGATAGTATTTTGTGAACTGAATCTATCTATCTTTCAAGATCTACTTCTTCTATATGCTAAAGACATATTTCTGAGTCGACAAACAATTTTAATATTGTTTTAACTAAGGGCATAAAAAGTATCGTGAGATACTAAAAATATAAACACAAAAACGTACTATCACAAGTTGCAAAACTTTTGACTAATTAGTATGATATTTTGTTTAATTAACAAGAAATAGGCATCAATTTGAATGATACTTGGTATTTTCAGATAGTATATTTATCTAGCATTATCTCTACTACTAATTAATAGTAGAAAAACACTGAATTAAACTATCAATCAATTGTTAATAAAAAAAGAATGTTAATTGTGAATTATTAGTTCAAGAAAATCGCTACTTACGAAGAGAAAATCAATATCGAACACCATCGCGACAATCGATATGAATACTGAATTAATGTTCCGGTCTGTAATATCTCAATGGTGCATTGATTTAGGAAAGAGCAATGTTCCCAGAATAATAATCAGCGATGAAATTGCAACAATAGGAATTACAGGTAGAAACCCCAAAGTAAAGCTAGAGGGAATGACACCAGTTTGCAAGCCAATCAAAATTCCCTCTCCAAAGATAATTGACAGCATACAACTGAGAGATGAGACATTTTTGAAATATAAAGCAGCAATTACTGTCGGGAACAATACCGATAATCCAGTAAATGCTTCGGTAGCCAGAGCCAGTATAGATTCAGGTGGCTGATAAGCTAAGCTTAATCCGATGAGCGCCAGAATAATGATGAACAATCTGCCCACTAATGTTTGTTCTGATAAAGAAGCCTGTGGTCTAAAATAGACTGTATAAACATCCCGAGTCATCATCGAACTTAAGGCTAATAGTTGGGAATCTAAGGTAGACATAAAGGCTGATAATGCGCCTACCATCACTAAAGATGCTAACCATTTAGAAGTGTATTCACCCAGCATTAAAGGGAAAATTTCATCAGCTGCTTTGCCTGCTAGTTCAGGAAAAGCAAGATGTCCCCACATACCTATTGAAACTGGGCAAATAAATAAAATGATTGTAATTATAGGATAAAAAATTGTCGCTACCTTAAGTGAATCGGTAGTTTTAGGAGTATAAAAACGCATAAACATCTGAGGGAACATTGGTAACGTAAATGTCCACAGACATACGTAACTAAACCACTTTTTCTGAGTGAAGAAATTATCAGCACCCTGTCGACTAAATAGTTCTGGTTTTAGATCATACACAGCCTGATTCGCTTCGCTAATTCCTCCCAGTCCCTGAGCGATCGCCATAAAAGCGACAATCATCAAGACAAACATGAGAGCGCCTTGAAAAACATCAGTTAAGGCTACACTCTTCATTCCGCCAATGCAGACATAGAAAACTATCGCCAAGGTAACGAAGGTTGCCCCAATAAAATAGGGAACTTGTCCATCAGTCAAATTTTCGAGTAGATATCCTGCACCAATGGGCTGTAGGGTTAAATAGGGCAGGGTAAAAATAACCATCACCGCCAAAAAAATCAATTTTAGGGGTTCGCTTTGGAAACGATCTGCAATTAATTCGGCGGGGGTAATGAAACCTTTTTGTTTTCCTAATCGCCAAACGCGATCGCCAATAAAATAAAAAGTCAAAGCGGCAAATCCAGTTCCCCAAGCCATCATGGGATAGTAACTAATGCCGATGCGATAACCCGAACCAGCAAATCCCAGAAAAGTAAAAGCACTAAAATTAGTAGCACTCAAGGTAAAAAAGAGAATAATTGCCCCCAGGCTGCGATTAGCCAAAAAATAATCTTCTGCTGTATTTTTTTGACTTCTATAACCAATTAGTCCTACCCAAAGTGTAAATAATAAGTAGGCAGCCAGAGTTAGATAGGGAAATAGCAATTCTAAATTCATCTTTCTTGCTTTTCATCTCGTGATGTTGGCCAAAATTTCAGTGCAAAGACAATTAAGGCGATCGTCAGGGTAATTTGTAAACCAATAAAATAAAATACCCAGGGCGGAAGATTAAGCCAGAAAAACTTAACTGGTTGTTCCCAATGCCAAAAATCAAGGGAAAGGAAAAACATCAATGTAAAGCTGAACCACCAGAATGAGGAAGCTTGAAAAATCTTCATTGCCTTAAATACTGTGCATTGATTAATTCATTGAGTCAATATTGCTCAACATACAATAGATTACACGATTCCTATCTAGCTTACTTATTGTTTTTTATCTTTTTGTGAGAGAAGACCTTCAATTTATTTGACAAAGCTTTTAGCTTTGTTAAATTTTTGGGCGGTCAAAAAATTTTAGATATCCGATCGCAAATTCCTCACAGTTACTATCTATCCTGAGAATAAAGACACCATTACTAGAGGTTAGGAGGGTGCAAAATGAGTGACCGACCGAAAAAAGAAATTGTTACTAATATAGCTCCAGAAACTGTTTTTGGGATTGCTATAGTGTTAGTAATGGGAACTTTGATACTAGCTGGTTTACTGGGATAGTAGATTTAATTCTAACCAAAAAAGTTGTTAATTCTCATTGAGTAATAATTTTGGTGCTGATTAAATAGCAAAGCAGTAATTAACGATGATCGATGAACCGTCCAAGCCAATTCAATGGACTCAAGAAGAAGAAAGCACCCCAGCAACTCCTCAAGTTAAAAACAAGAAGAAGAAGAAATATTTGCCTCGGCAGTTACCTTACATTTTGGGAGGATTGGGTATCTTGGTAATGTTGATCTTGGCATTTCGTCCTACTCCAATTGCTGTAGATGTAGCTGAGGTAAAACGAGATAATGTCCAGGTAACTGTAGACGAAGAAGGTGAAACTCGCATTCACAAACGTTATGTGGTTTCTGCTCCTGTGGCGGGAAGATTAGCTCGGATTAATTTAGATGAAGGCGACCGCGTTACTCAAGGGGAAATCATTGCTCAAATCGATCCATTACCCCTAGAGTCTGATATCCAGGCAGCTCAGGCTAGATTGCGTCAGTGGCAAGCGGAAAAAGCAGGGGTAGAAACCCAGCGTCCTAAACCAGAAGCATTATCTCAAGCTCAAGCGAGAATCAAAGCAGCAGTAGCTAAACAAAGAGAAGTAGCAGCTAAGGTAGAACGGGCTAGAGCATCATTAGAACAGGCAAAGCGCGATCGCCAGCGCAATCAAAATTTATACGCTGACGGAGCTATTTCTCGTCAAGCCAAAGAACGAGCAGAGCTAGAAGAAGTTACCAAAATTAGAGCCTTAGAAGTAGAAGAAAGATTAGCTGATAGTGCAGTAGCAGAAGTGAATGCTGCCCAAGAAGCTCTCTCTATTCTCCGAGCAGAACAAAAAGACCCAGATTATCTATTAGATGTTTATGATGCTCGTATTGCCAGCATTGAGGCAGAATTAGCCAAACTAACTGATGATGCTCGGCGAACTAATATTACTTCGCCGATTGATGGATATGTATTCCGAGTTAATCTAGAAAGTGCTAAATATGTAGAAGCAGGAGATCAACTCCTAGAACTAGGAAATCCCCAAGACTTAGAAATCGTCGTCGATTTACTGTCTTCCGATGCGGTGAAAGTTAAACCTGGTGCGACGATGTATCTTGAACACTGGGGCGGTCAATCAACTCTTCAAGCAAAAGTTCGTTATGTAGAACCTTCTGCATTTACTAAAGTATCTGCATTGGGAGTAGAAGAACAACGAGTCAATGTCATTGCCGATTTTGTCGATACAGAAATACCTTTAGGCGATCGCTATCGAGTCGAAACCAGAACGGTGGTTTGGTCGGGGGAAGATGTCTTGGTTGTTCCTTTGAGTGCTTTATTTCGCTGTGAACCAGGTAATAATCGCAACCCCTCTAATATATGGTGTACTTTTGTGGTGGAAAATAACCAAGCCCAAAAGCGTCGGATTGAAGTAAGTCAACGTAGTAATTTTGAGGCAGTAATTAAAAATGGATTACAAGCCCAAGAAAAAGTCATTCTTCATCCTACGGAACAGATTCAATCAGGAGCAAAAGTTAAAACCCTCTAGTAATCCACCAAGATAATCTCATTGGTAATACTCTATTTAAGATTTTGCTCTGATTTCTCTCTCCACCAAGAGTATCGGCACTTTAATTTTTGCTTATACTTAACAGATTTTTGAATAAGCTAGATCTCTGATCAGTGTTGTTCTAGAGCTAATATATTTAGATAAAACTTGACTATCTTCCAAACTAAGTGAAGATATAGTTTGTATCTGTTGGATCAGTTGTTTGATGATTTCTCCGTCAGATAGTTTCGAGATATTGTAGGGATTCGATGTTTCTACTAACATCCACATAACACGGAGTATTTTTGTATCTAAACCCATAATCTTAATCCATAGCTTCAATGTTTATTGTAAGAGAAATATTAAAAGAATCTTAAGAAATTAAGTTTTATGTCTAAATCGATAGAAAGAGAAATATAAAAACTTAACGCTAAGAAAAAATGCTCTGTGAAATAAACAAATGTAAACTATAGAGATATCTTTATCAAAAAGCTTTAAGCCTTTAGCTTTAAGCTCTTAGCTTTGGTTTAACTGCTAAAAGCGTAATTGGGTATAATACCCCACCGCCTTGGCGGTATCTACAATCAGGTATCAAAACAGTTCGTTGGCGGTTGCGGAGCAAGTCGAAGACTCGGTTCCCTCGCTTAAAGAAACTGTTTCAAGACGAGTTCAAGACTCTATTTGATTGAAGCTAATAGCTAACGGCTAATAGCTAACAGCTATTTATTATTATTTTAAGTTTTAACGCTATTTTCTGTTAACTCAATTAGCGT
This genomic window contains:
- a CDS encoding energy transducer TonB, with product MSNSYNRQQQERNDLILGLLLSLFIHGAIALVLSRFKAKELVSVEEEKLLTPITIVELDKKPNLKASSSTSSPNLSSRSTQDSQVVAPKAPSEASTLQTTAINPPPEVKPSPTPSESPVKPPTTPKTITETSQTKSPTTATKPDSSLLTKNKTPVTSPTPVKLDGNSDRPTAEPKIEPTENNKPLENDNLAKKQRISALDKPVKPPASPLKKPIAKKRSPNNSERNLETSALSNPSNSPQTNSTDRSQTNAANNTANESPAPLSIACEDNCQPEYPDVLDGSEGTAGIQLTIDRGGQVIDAEIAVSSGNFLVDNEALEAAKQMEFSKIDRDRAIVQINLSFAVPDLDEW
- a CDS encoding FAD-dependent hydroxylase, coding for MLAKQQPKVIQTDSLNLDCDLVIVGGGIVGATLAAALKGTSLKVIIIEARPLQEAAAKTQAYAFSPLSSRIYQGIGIWKQIFPHIGKYSNISLSDADFPQTVKFETKDLPGEHLGYVAQHHVVLTTLQNYLADCPNISWLCPGEVVDVATDEYFSTVEVKVNGEQRLIKTKLVVGADGARSHIRSLAGIKTRGWKYWQSCVAFTIKHTAPQNNTAFERFWPSGPMGVLPLPGNRCQIVWTHPHAEAKALAESDEKAFLAKLTTYTGGVLGDLELVSDRLVFPVQLMQCDRYIKPRLALVGDAAHCCHPVGGQGLNLGIRDAASLAQVLQAAQQKGQDIGKIKILKRYEGWRKLENLTILGFTDLLDRIFSNSWLPVVALRRLGLWGMNNLRPLKIFALKLMTGLLGKTPKLAQR
- a CDS encoding dihydrolipoamide acetyltransferase family protein — encoded protein: MIHDIFMPALSSTMTEGKIVEWTKSPGEKVEKGETVLVVESDKADMDVESFNEGYLAVILVEAGQEAPVGSAIALIAETEAEIEEAKKQASSHQGGSSDPVEAPPAAVTAPAKVATASTTTTATGNSSNGSGRIVASPRAKKLAKKFSVDLKTLKGSGPYGRITAADVEQASGKAVTAPAAKPMTAPIAAPAPSITPIPVAAPASVTPGETVPLNTLQKAVVQNMVASLQVPTYHVAYTITTDALDKLYKQIKPKGVTMTALLAKAIAVTLKQHPVVNASYSQDAISYNSEINIAVAVAMPDGGLITPVLRNADQMDIYSLSRTWKDLVNRSRAKQLKPEEYSTGTFTLSNLGMFGVDTFDAILPTGQGSILAVGGSKPQLVADDSGMMGVKRQMKVNITCDHRIIYGAQAAAFLKDLATLVETNAQSLTL
- a CDS encoding phosphoketolase, translating into MVQALSTQANPFSNFLSPEEISKIDAYWRACNYLAVGMIYLRDNPLLKEPLTPKHIKQRLLGHWGSSPALSFTYIHLNRLIKKYDLNAIFLAGPGHGAPGVLAPVYLEGTYSEIYPEKSEDEGGMQKFFKQFSFPGYIGSHCTPETPGSIHEGGELGYSVSHAYGAVYDHPDLIAACVVGDGEAETGPLATAWHSNKFLNPIRDGAVLPILNLNGYKIANPTILSRISPEELDNLFKGYGYTPYVVEGSDPEQMHQKMAATMEECITKIHEIQSEARSQNKAFRPRWPMIILRTPKGWTGPSEVDGHKVEGFWRSHQVPMGGMHSNPEHVRLLAEWMKSYKPEELFDDNGTLISELKELAPVGIKRMSANPIANGGLLRKDLKLPEFVDYAVEIDKPGTVEVENTRVLGKFLRDVMKNNMTNFRVFGPDETASNRLQDIYEVTKKTWMADYLPEDEDGSQLSPDGRVMEMLSEHTLEGWLETYLLTGRHGFFHTYEAFVHVIDSMFNQHAKWLDICKKHVPWRASVSSLNLMLSSLVWRQDHNGFSHQDPGFVDLVTNKSADVTRIYFPPDANCLLSVADHCLRSKDYINVIVSDKQKHLQYLTVDEAIKHCTKGIGIWEWASNDDCGKAADEPDVVMACCGDIPTMESLAATAILREEFPELKVRFINVVDLYRLQSEKEHSHGLSNKEFDILFTPDKPIIFNFHGYPWLIHKLAYRRTNQERIHVRGYKEEGNINTPLELAILNQIDRFNLVIDVIDRVEKLGSKAVYVRERMRNEILDNLTYAHEQGIDKPEVVNWKWPY
- a CDS encoding sodium:solute symporter family protein, coding for MNLELLFPYLTLAAYLLFTLWVGLIGYRSQKNTAEDYFLANRSLGAIILFFTLSATNFSAFTFLGFAGSGYRIGISYYPMMAWGTGFAALTFYFIGDRVWRLGKQKGFITPAELIADRFQSEPLKLIFLAVMVIFTLPYLTLQPIGAGYLLENLTDGQVPYFIGATFVTLAIVFYVCIGGMKSVALTDVFQGALMFVLMIVAFMAIAQGLGGISEANQAVYDLKPELFSRQGADNFFTQKKWFSYVCLWTFTLPMFPQMFMRFYTPKTTDSLKVATIFYPIITIILFICPVSIGMWGHLAFPELAGKAADEIFPLMLGEYTSKWLASLVMVGALSAFMSTLDSQLLALSSMMTRDVYTVYFRPQASLSEQTLVGRLFIIILALIGLSLAYQPPESILALATEAFTGLSVLFPTVIAALYFKNVSSLSCMLSIIFGEGILIGLQTGVIPSSFTLGFLPVIPIVAISSLIIILGTLLFPKSMHH